Below is a genomic region from Methanosphaera sp. ISO3-F5.
TCCTAATAAAGCTTTTTTTCCTCCGAATGGGGCCATAGCCGGTTCTGTATTTGAGATAACAATTCCAATCATGTCCTGAACTGATGCCTGGTCAGAATAGTATCCTGCAATACCGTAATGGTTACTGTCATGTATACCCACTACACCTACTCCATTTTTGCTAGCTTTTTCTATTGCAAGATCCATTGCTTTAACAGTAACGTAATGTCCAAATTTATGGTTTCCATTAATCATAGCTGAGGATTCTGTTTCTTTTTCTATTTCAAAATCACCTTCTAATCGTATGGTTCCTGCTTGTATACTTTTAATGTATTGTGGGAATCTTCCTAATCCATGTGTTGAAAATCCTTTGAGGTCGCCATCTGTGATTACATCTGCTACTATGGTTGCTTCATTATCTTTAACATCATATGCTTTAAGTATTGTGCTGATTAATTCTCTTTCATTATCTATGCTAATTTTCATATTGTAATCTCCATTATAATTCTATGTTTTCGTTTCGTGCTGTAATAACTACTTTGTTTTCAGCGTCTTTTTTTACTTCACCGATTACTGTGGTGTTATGGTATTTGTTAAGTATTTCTATTGCTTTGTCTTTGTATTCTTTATTTAAAATTACACAGAAACCAATTCCCATATTAAATACATGGTACATTTCCTTACTTTCTATTCCTGTGTCTTGAATTGCTTGGAATACTGGTAATGTTTCAGGTAATTCGTTAATATAATAACTCATATTCTTGTTTAATCTTTTAAGATTGCTGAATCCTCCACCAGTGATATGTCCTAATCCATGTACTTTAACATCTGAATTTAATAATTCCATTATTGGTTCTACATATATTATTGTAGGTTCTAATAATGCTTCACCAACGGTTGTTGTTTCATCTGTTGGTAGTTTGTCGTCTACGTTAAGTTTTGCAATGTCTAGTAGGGATTTTCTAGCTAAACTTAATCCGTTACTATGTACTCCACTACTGCTTATTCCTATTATTATATCGCCATCTTCTATTTCTGAACCTGTAATTATTTTGTCTTTGTCAACTGTTCCTATGCCTGTTCCGGCTAGATCAAAGTCTTTTATTATTTTTGGCAGTGATGCTGTTTCTCCACCTATCATGGATATTTTTGCTTGTTGACAACCAGTTTTTAAACCTTTTCCTATTTGGCTTGCTATTTCTGGGTCTGGTTCTTCTACTGCTAAGTAGTCTACCATTGCTATTGGTTCTGCTCCAACACATAATATGTCATTAACTACCATTGCTATGCAGTCTATTCCTACAGTGTCAAATTTGTTCATTAAATTAGCTATTAATATTTTACTTCCAACACCGTCAGTACTCATAGCAATAGCTTGTTTTCCAAAATCAACTAGTGCTGCGAAGTGGCCGGTGTTTTTAATTATATTTCTATATTCTAGTGTTTCTGATAGTTCTCCTGTTAATGCTTTAACAGTTCTTTCTTCTAAACTTATGTCTACTCCTGCTTCAGAATATGTTACCATTATTTCACCTACTTTATTTAGTATTTTGTTAAAAAAGTATTTCCTAGAGTATTATCTTATTTATATTATTTGTATTTTATAATTTAATATTTTTAACTAGATTTTTTTAAAAAAAGATATTTGTGAGATTATTGTAATCTCGTTGTTTCCAAGTTCATTGGAGTTTTTGTTTCTATTTTATATGATCGGTATATGCTACTTGCTAAGTCAAGTGCTTTGTATGCATCTCCGTGACATACTAATATTTTGTCAGGTTTTGGGGATAATCTTCTTACATATTCCATTAGTTGTTTTCGGTCACTGTGTCCACTGAATCCATCGATTGTTGTCACATCAAGATTGATATGGTATAATCTGGTTACTCCATCATCATCTAATGGTGCTTCCTTATGTCCTCTCTGAATTCTTCTTCCCAAGGATCCTTCTGATTGGTATCCTACGAATATGATGCTGTTCTTTTCATCTTCACATAACATTTTAAAGTATTCTACACTGTTTCCTCCGGTTAGCATACCTGATGTGGATAGGATTACACATGGTTCTTTGCTGTCTATGAGTTTTCTTCTTTGTTCATTGCTTGTTACTTTTCTGAATACTTCTGAGGTAAATGGATTTTTACCTATATGGAATATTTGGTCTCTTAAATCATTGCTTAAGAATTCTGGGTGTGCTGTATGTATTGCTGTTGCTTCCCATATCATTCCATCTATGTATACTGGTACATCTTTTAGTATGCCATGGTTTATGTATTCTTCTAGTACTATCATTATTTCTTGTGCTCTTCCTACTGCAAATACTGGAATTAGTACTTTTCCTCCATTGTTAAGAGTTCCGTATATACTTTTTATTAATTCTTTTTCTGCAGTGTTACGTGTTGGTGTTACATCTTCATGTCCACCATAGGTACTTTCCATGACCATTGATTCTATTCTAGGGAATCGGGTTACTGATGGTTCTAATAATCTACTTTTTTCGTTTTTAAAGTCACCGGTATATACGAAGTTATGTTTTCCATCTCCTATGTGGAGGTGGGCCATTGCTGATCCTACGATGTGTCCTGCATTGTGTAATGTTAATCTTATGTCTGGTGAGATGTCTGTTACTTCTCCGTAGTCTAAGGTTATTGTTCTTTTTATTGTTTCTTTCACATCTTTTATGTTGAATGGTAAGGGTTTGTCTTCTCTGTGTGAT
It encodes:
- a CDS encoding beta-CASP ribonuclease aCPSF1; its protein translation is MNTMIDEIKERIIERLPEKVKLAKVEFEGPEIVIYTKNPEIIKDNGSLIRDLAKDIRKRIIIRSDKSVLTEPQETITKIEEIVPVEAEITDISFDEVTNEVIIESKKPGLVIGKYGTTSREIVKQTGWAPKILRTPPVASETVQRIRLTMKRNSKERKEFLQELGKKIHREARFDNDWVRLTSLGGFREVGRSCLFLQTPNSKVILDCGVNVAGIDEKTAFPYLNVPEFNLNTLDAVIVTHAHLDHTGFVPYLYHYGYEGPTYCTTPTRDMMTLLQQDHLDISHREDKPLPFNIKDVKETIKRTITLDYGEVTDISPDIRLTLHNAGHIVGSAMAHLHIGDGKHNFVYTGDFKNEKSRLLEPSVTRFPRIESMVMESTYGGHEDVTPTRNTAEKELIKSIYGTLNNGGKVLIPVFAVGRAQEIMIVLEEYINHGILKDVPVYIDGMIWEATAIHTAHPEFLSNDLRDQIFHIGKNPFTSEVFRKVTSNEQRRKLIDSKEPCVILSTSGMLTGGNSVEYFKMLCEDEKNSIIFVGYQSEGSLGRRIQRGHKEAPLDDDGVTRLYHINLDVTTIDGFSGHSDRKQLMEYVRRLSPKPDKILVCHGDAYKALDLASSIYRSYKIETKTPMNLETTRLQ
- the purM gene encoding phosphoribosylformylglycinamidine cyclo-ligase, translated to MVTYSEAGVDISLEERTVKALTGELSETLEYRNIIKNTGHFAALVDFGKQAIAMSTDGVGSKILIANLMNKFDTVGIDCIAMVVNDILCVGAEPIAMVDYLAVEEPDPEIASQIGKGLKTGCQQAKISMIGGETASLPKIIKDFDLAGTGIGTVDKDKIITGSEIEDGDIIIGISSSGVHSNGLSLARKSLLDIAKLNVDDKLPTDETTTVGEALLEPTIIYVEPIMELLNSDVKVHGLGHITGGGFSNLKRLNKNMSYYINELPETLPVFQAIQDTGIESKEMYHVFNMGIGFCVILNKEYKDKAIEILNKYHNTTVIGEVKKDAENKVVITARNENIEL